From a single Calothrix sp. NIES-2098 genomic region:
- a CDS encoding response regulator receiver sensor signal transduction histidine kinase, with amino-acid sequence MNSQNSRSDKILVVDDSPDNVFLIKTILEEEGYTVSTAENGASALAQLEASPCDLVLLDLMMPGMDGYEVTRRIRGNAAMQQYIPILLITAHDAPNVAKGLDLGADDFIRKPVTVDELLARVRSLLRLKHSIDERDEIARQREDFVSRLTHDLRTPLVAADRVLMLFQQGALGALSPQMQEVITIMARSNTNLLSMVNTLLEVYRFEAGRKTLAFQPVNLPQLLEEVVGELTPLVEAKSLSMNLVIAENTTISEIMGDRLELHRLFTNLIGNAIKFTDSGSVNVRLSSAFASGKSDESHTSENSTASDYIIIEVEDTGPGIPPEEQATLFERFRQGSHKSSGSGLGLYLSRRIVEAHEGTIQVKSEFGKGSVFIVMLPVKS; translated from the coding sequence ATGAACTCACAGAATTCTCGCTCTGACAAAATCTTGGTTGTAGATGATTCTCCAGATAATGTGTTTTTAATCAAAACAATTTTGGAGGAAGAAGGCTACACCGTTAGCACAGCAGAAAATGGTGCTTCGGCTTTAGCACAACTAGAAGCATCTCCCTGTGACTTGGTATTGTTGGATCTGATGATGCCAGGAATGGATGGTTACGAAGTTACTCGGCGGATTCGAGGAAATGCTGCTATGCAGCAATATATCCCCATACTGCTGATTACTGCTCACGATGCGCCGAATGTCGCTAAGGGATTAGATTTAGGTGCTGATGACTTTATCCGCAAGCCTGTAACAGTGGATGAATTGTTAGCAAGAGTGCGATCGCTCTTACGCCTAAAACATAGTATCGATGAACGTGATGAAATTGCACGCCAGCGCGAAGATTTTGTCTCTCGCCTCACCCACGACTTACGCACCCCTCTCGTAGCAGCCGATCGCGTACTGATGCTGTTTCAGCAAGGTGCTTTGGGAGCCTTATCTCCGCAAATGCAGGAAGTAATTACCATCATGGCGCGTAGCAATACCAATTTGCTTTCGATGGTTAATACCTTATTGGAAGTGTACCGCTTTGAAGCCGGTCGCAAAACCTTGGCGTTTCAACCAGTGAATCTCCCTCAATTATTAGAGGAAGTAGTAGGAGAATTAACACCTTTAGTTGAAGCAAAATCACTGTCGATGAATTTAGTTATCGCAGAGAATACAACTATTAGCGAAATCATGGGCGATCGCTTAGAATTACATCGTTTATTCACTAACCTTATAGGTAATGCGATCAAATTTACTGACTCTGGCTCAGTAAATGTCCGTCTTTCTTCTGCGTTTGCAAGTGGCAAAAGTGATGAATCTCATACTTCAGAAAATTCCACCGCCAGCGACTACATTATCATTGAGGTAGAAGACACAGGTCCGGGTATTCCCCCTGAAGAACAAGCCACTTTGTTTGAGCGATTTCGCCAAGGAAGCCACAAGAGTTCTGGTAGTGGCTTAGGGTTGTATCTTTCTCGTCGAATTGTTGAAGCTCATGAAGGTACTATTCAAGTAAAATCTGAGTTTGGTAAAGGTAGCGTTTTCATTGTTATGCTACCTGTAAAATCCTAA
- a CDS encoding transposase family protein, which yields MQWKRENFYLYGLVEPLTGENFIWEFSHLNAACFQIFLEKFSANYAQDIHIIQLDNGAFHFSQHLQIPENIILLFQPPHTPQVNPIERLWEEVKRYLAWESFGALDELRQFIWKRLEKLNTSTIASITGWDFILDALFESNFS from the coding sequence ATGCAATGGAAGCGAGAAAATTTTTATTTATATGGATTGGTAGAACCATTAACTGGTGAGAATTTTATTTGGGAATTCTCTCATTTAAATGCAGCTTGTTTTCAGATTTTTCTAGAAAAATTCTCGGCTAATTATGCCCAAGATATACATATTATTCAGTTAGACAATGGTGCTTTTCATTTTAGTCAACATCTTCAGATACCAGAAAATATAATTTTGTTATTTCAACCCCCACATACACCGCAAGTTAATCCAATTGAGCGATTGTGGGAGGAAGTTAAAAGATATTTGGCGTGGGAAAGTTTTGGAGCGTTGGATGAATTAAGACAATTTATCTGGAAGCGTTTGGAGAAATTAAACACATCAACCATTGCTTCTATTACAGGTTGGGACTTTATTCTTGATGCTTTATTTGAATCAAATTTTTCGTGA
- a CDS encoding oxidoreductase molybdopterin binding protein, with protein MLGKFFQKPEKSESDRVPPGQHLAKGFPVLTYGATPQISTEEWEFRVWGLAKPATFTWSDFMALPQSEFTADFHCVTRWSKLDVKWTGIKVTDFMSSIEVEPAAVHIMEHCYGGYTTNISMEDFLREENFFAFQLFGEPLPAEHGGPMRLVVPHLYAWKSAKWINGLEFLTREELGFWERNGYHRRGEPWAEERYSY; from the coding sequence ATGTTAGGAAAATTTTTTCAGAAACCAGAGAAGTCAGAAAGCGATCGCGTTCCTCCCGGACAACACCTAGCAAAAGGCTTCCCAGTGTTGACTTATGGTGCAACTCCGCAAATTAGCACAGAAGAATGGGAATTTCGGGTTTGGGGTTTAGCAAAACCTGCCACTTTTACGTGGTCAGATTTTATGGCATTACCTCAGTCTGAATTCACAGCGGATTTTCACTGTGTAACGCGCTGGTCTAAGCTTGATGTTAAGTGGACTGGCATTAAAGTGACAGACTTTATGAGTTCGATTGAGGTAGAGCCAGCAGCAGTTCATATTATGGAACACTGCTATGGTGGCTACACTACCAATATCTCAATGGAAGACTTTCTGCGTGAAGAAAATTTCTTTGCTTTTCAACTATTTGGTGAACCTTTACCAGCAGAACATGGCGGGCCGATGCGGTTAGTAGTTCCCCATCTCTACGCTTGGAAAAGTGCCAAATGGATTAATGGTTTAGAGTTTCTCACTCGTGAAGAACTTGGTTTTTGGGAGCGTAATGGCTACCATCGCCGTGGTGAACCTTGGGCAGAGGAACGTTATAGCTACTAA
- a CDS encoding aldehyde dehydrogenase, with amino-acid sequence MITELPISAADIIRKQRDFFQTGKTKDVNFRIAQLKKLKQAILDNEQAIVQALKADLNKPEFETYATEIFVIKEIDYAIKNIKTWTKPKKAPVTIDFFQYSAKIYPEPLGVALIIGAWNYPFNLVISPLIGAIAAGNCTIIKPSELAPHTSSLLAEVIAKYFDPAYIALVEGGVEISQQLLAEKFDYIFFTGGTSVGKIVMEAAAKHLTPVTLELGGKSPCIVDTEINLEHTLKRIIWGKFLNAGQTCIAPDYILVDKKIKINLVDGLKKTIKEFYGNNPATSPDYARIISQKHFDRLANLLKYGEVIIGGETIPEERYIAPTLIDNVSLDAPIMQEEIFGPILPIIEYSDITEAIAFINSRPKPLALYLFTQNKNLQTRVLQETSSGGVCINDTVMHCGLPSLPFGGVGDSGIGSYHGKASFDTFSHSKSVLQNSFLLDLKWRYAPYEGKLAFLKRLLG; translated from the coding sequence ATGATTACTGAATTACCAATTTCTGCTGCTGATATTATTCGTAAACAGCGTGACTTTTTTCAAACTGGTAAGACTAAAGATGTTAATTTTCGGATTGCACAACTAAAAAAACTTAAACAAGCAATTCTAGATAATGAACAAGCAATTGTTCAAGCATTAAAAGCCGATTTAAATAAACCAGAATTTGAAACTTACGCTACAGAGATTTTCGTCATCAAGGAAATTGATTACGCCATCAAAAATATCAAAACTTGGACTAAGCCAAAAAAAGCTCCCGTTACAATTGACTTTTTTCAATACTCAGCAAAAATTTATCCTGAACCCCTAGGAGTTGCTTTAATTATTGGGGCTTGGAATTATCCATTTAACTTAGTTATTTCACCATTAATCGGTGCGATCGCCGCAGGCAACTGTACAATTATTAAACCTTCAGAACTTGCACCTCACACCTCTAGTTTGCTGGCTGAAGTCATTGCTAAATATTTTGATCCAGCATATATTGCCCTAGTAGAAGGTGGTGTAGAAATCAGCCAACAGCTACTAGCAGAAAAGTTTGACTATATCTTTTTTACTGGTGGTACAAGTGTCGGGAAAATTGTCATGGAAGCGGCAGCAAAACACCTCACTCCAGTAACTTTGGAATTGGGCGGTAAAAGCCCTTGTATTGTCGATACTGAAATTAATTTAGAACATACATTAAAGCGAATTATTTGGGGCAAATTTCTCAATGCTGGACAAACTTGTATTGCTCCTGACTATATTTTAGTCGATAAAAAAATCAAAATAAATCTAGTAGATGGTCTCAAAAAAACTATTAAAGAATTTTATGGCAATAACCCTGCTACTAGTCCTGATTATGCCAGAATTATCTCGCAAAAACACTTTGATAGATTAGCGAATCTACTCAAATATGGTGAAGTTATTATTGGTGGCGAAACTATCCCTGAAGAGCGTTACATTGCACCAACATTAATTGATAACGTTTCCTTAGATGCTCCGATTATGCAGGAGGAGATTTTTGGCCCCATTTTGCCCATCATTGAATATTCTGACATTACAGAAGCGATCGCCTTCATTAACTCTCGACCAAAACCTCTAGCTTTATACTTATTCACTCAAAATAAAAACCTGCAAACGCGAGTTTTGCAGGAAACTTCATCTGGTGGAGTTTGTATCAACGACACAGTGATGCATTGTGGTTTGCCATCTTTGCCATTTGGTGGTGTTGGTGATAGTGGTATTGGCAGTTATCACGGAAAAGCTAGTTTTGACACCTTTTCCCATAGCAAAAGTGTCTTGCAAAACTCCTTTTTATTAGACTTAAAATGGCGTTATGCTCCCTATGAGGGCAAACTAGCTTTTCTCAAGCGACTTCTTGGTTAA
- a CDS encoding putative transposase produces MAGVTKVKIKESAEELHELLRKQKTALGKERIQALYLLKIKQVKTIQDLAVVLGRGSATVQRWLKVYAESGITSLVSRKKGSGRPPIINTDVREQLSKELEDPQGFKSYEEIRTWLKAVEGVEASYKVVHDTVRYQMKAKLKVPRAVGIKHQPEAEEEFKKNSHNT; encoded by the coding sequence ATGGCAGGAGTCACCAAAGTAAAAATAAAGGAGTCAGCCGAGGAATTACATGAGCTGCTAAGAAAACAAAAAACAGCATTAGGTAAAGAACGGATTCAAGCGTTGTATTTACTGAAGATAAAGCAGGTAAAGACAATACAAGATTTAGCAGTGGTATTGGGCAGAGGAAGCGCGACGGTACAAAGGTGGTTAAAAGTTTATGCAGAGTCAGGAATCACTAGTCTCGTATCAAGAAAAAAAGGTTCAGGACGACCACCAATTATTAACACAGATGTTCGAGAGCAGCTTTCAAAGGAACTGGAAGACCCCCAGGGATTTAAAAGTTATGAAGAAATCCGAACATGGTTAAAAGCGGTAGAGGGTGTAGAAGCTTCATACAAAGTAGTACATGATACAGTGCGTTATCAAATGAAAGCGAAGCTAAAGGTGCCGCGTGCAGTAGGCATTAAACACCAACCAGAAGCGGAAGAAGAGTTTAAAAAAAACTCCCACAATACCTAG
- a CDS encoding peptidase C14 caspase catalytic subunit p20, which translates to MANYWAITIGINQYHLFQPLSCAQADAEALKNFLATEAGFIPQHCLLMTDTSPPIQDKSTYPTRENILLLLEDLAASYWQPQDYVWLFFSGYGINYKGQDYLMPVEANPDLVQETGIELRSLMQSLQLTGLNVLLLLDINRAFGTQADAPVGQETLELAQELQLATILSCQPEQFSHESRELGHGFFTAALLEALRSGRGSNLRDLERYLSIVTPELCQHHWRPTQNPIAVIPSQQQNILPQLRGNITPIKSEVESVIFPEESFAVARAAPSLAASSAKTSQNLPKTASRRELQGVETTVSPRTGQTAVSEKVERQPAQSAAVLTPDRHLKQQPQMLPSAQEVNVEERSIPNSSPPFISQAPVTHTKTPFWKQFLWWVGGSLLVVGLVAVVFLRNQTRLRTAEVVQASPNTATNEARDLKNLPNARAVSNSTTPTQPTKPSNSPAPVNSPSQKRNQAVLDLAKMSLRETQASDLSLAIATARKIQPGEPLYEQAQEDIKIWSRMILDLAEGRAQQRQYGSAVAAAQLITKDESLYPKAQALINQWRLEAKQYVSNKTVLDAANALIKPGQASTYNRAIEVAKKVPPGQPGFDTAQKSINKWSEKILDLAKNRAVQGELNTAVETAALVPEMTSAYEDAQEAIQKWQVRRIKN; encoded by the coding sequence ATGGCAAATTACTGGGCAATTACTATTGGCATCAATCAATATCATTTATTTCAACCGTTAAGTTGCGCCCAAGCTGATGCCGAGGCGCTGAAAAACTTTTTGGCTACAGAGGCAGGTTTTATACCGCAACACTGTCTGCTGATGACAGACACTTCGCCGCCGATTCAAGATAAATCGACCTATCCCACAAGGGAAAATATCCTCCTTTTATTAGAGGATTTGGCAGCATCGTATTGGCAACCGCAAGATTATGTCTGGTTGTTCTTTAGCGGTTATGGCATCAACTACAAAGGACAAGATTACTTAATGCCAGTGGAGGCGAACCCCGATCTGGTTCAGGAGACTGGCATAGAACTGCGATCGCTCATGCAAAGTCTGCAACTTACTGGGCTAAATGTATTGCTACTGCTGGATATTAACCGCGCTTTCGGTACTCAAGCAGATGCCCCAGTTGGGCAAGAAACGCTAGAACTCGCTCAAGAACTACAACTAGCAACAATTCTTTCTTGCCAACCAGAGCAATTCTCCCATGAAAGCCGCGAACTAGGTCATGGTTTCTTCACAGCAGCTTTGCTAGAAGCTTTACGTTCCGGTCGTGGTAGTAATTTGAGGGATTTGGAACGCTACCTAAGCATTGTTACACCAGAATTATGTCAACATCATTGGCGACCGACACAAAACCCGATCGCAGTTATCCCATCTCAGCAGCAAAATATCTTGCCGCAGTTGAGAGGTAATATCACACCTATTAAAAGTGAAGTAGAATCGGTTATTTTTCCTGAAGAATCCTTTGCGGTTGCACGTGCAGCACCTTCCCTCGCCGCAAGTTCCGCTAAAACTTCACAGAATTTGCCAAAAACGGCTTCACGCAGAGAACTTCAAGGAGTGGAAACTACTGTTAGCCCTAGAACTGGGCAAACAGCAGTGAGTGAGAAAGTCGAGCGTCAACCAGCCCAAAGCGCAGCAGTTCTTACCCCAGATCGGCATCTCAAACAGCAACCCCAGATGCTCCCATCTGCTCAAGAGGTAAATGTTGAGGAACGGTCGATTCCTAATTCTTCACCACCTTTTATTTCCCAAGCACCTGTAACTCACACAAAAACTCCATTTTGGAAACAGTTTTTATGGTGGGTGGGAGGCAGCTTATTAGTAGTAGGTTTAGTCGCAGTAGTTTTTCTCCGCAATCAGACACGGTTGAGAACGGCTGAAGTAGTTCAAGCATCACCAAATACTGCTACTAATGAGGCAAGAGACCTCAAGAATTTACCAAATGCTCGCGCTGTCTCTAATTCCACTACACCAACTCAACCCACCAAACCATCAAACTCGCCAGCACCTGTCAATTCCCCATCACAAAAGCGGAATCAAGCAGTGTTGGATCTGGCGAAAATGTCGCTGAGGGAAACTCAGGCTAGCGATTTAAGTTTGGCGATCGCCACGGCTCGCAAAATTCAACCAGGTGAGCCGTTGTACGAACAAGCGCAAGAAGATATTAAAATCTGGAGTCGGATGATTTTGGATTTGGCGGAAGGTCGTGCCCAGCAAAGACAGTATGGTAGTGCGGTTGCAGCGGCACAATTAATTACCAAAGACGAATCACTTTATCCCAAAGCACAGGCTCTGATTAATCAATGGCGGCTAGAGGCCAAGCAGTATGTCAGTAACAAAACTGTTTTAGATGCGGCTAATGCTTTAATTAAGCCAGGACAGGCATCTACATATAATCGTGCGATCGAAGTTGCCAAGAAAGTCCCACCCGGTCAACCAGGCTTCGATACAGCACAAAAATCAATTAATAAATGGAGTGAAAAAATTCTGGATCTGGCGAAAAATCGCGCTGTTCAAGGGGAACTCAATACAGCAGTTGAAACTGCGGCTTTAGTACCTGAGATGACATCTGCTTATGAAGATGCGCAAGAAGCCATCCAAAAATGGCAGGTAAGACGAATTAAAAATTAG
- a CDS encoding Mo-dependent nitrogenase family protein, translating to MKVFDNTTKRIFLTSWVSINQAEANNTHVTQLQNSAAKSYCDILQPLRQKVDRIQVRDRELAHRLCKLIPSQCPFERDVKLFGKTLFHIPPMCKLNPLYEEVVGLRFRALCYLADECGEDVSQYC from the coding sequence ATGAAGGTATTCGATAATACCACAAAAAGAATTTTTCTGACAAGCTGGGTATCGATAAATCAAGCAGAGGCGAATAATACCCATGTAACCCAGCTACAAAATTCTGCTGCTAAGTCTTACTGTGATATTCTCCAGCCCCTACGACAAAAAGTAGACAGAATTCAAGTCCGCGATCGCGAATTAGCTCACCGCTTGTGTAAACTAATTCCTTCTCAGTGTCCTTTTGAGCGCGATGTCAAATTATTTGGCAAAACCTTATTCCACATTCCGCCAATGTGTAAGCTTAATCCTTTATATGAAGAAGTAGTGGGCTTACGTTTCCGGGCGTTATGCTATCTAGCTGATGAATGTGGAGAGGATGTTTCCCAGTACTGTTAA
- the rpmF gene encoding 50S ribosomal protein L32, producing the protein MAVPKKKTSKSKRDKRRATWRHKAAVEAQKALSLGKSILTGRSTFVYPSAEEEEEE; encoded by the coding sequence ATGGCTGTTCCTAAGAAGAAAACATCTAAGTCTAAACGAGATAAACGCCGAGCTACCTGGAGACATAAAGCTGCTGTTGAAGCTCAAAAAGCTCTTTCCCTAGGCAAGTCGATTTTGACTGGACGCTCTACATTTGTCTACCCATCTGCTGAAGAAGAGGAAGAAGAATAA